One genomic window of Bradyrhizobium sp. B124 includes the following:
- a CDS encoding PHB depolymerase family esterase has translation MSLVNNVEFLRHLPKMNAFNGLGALAPAVPTPLVETTEFGVNPGDLKMYSFVPAQLARSPALVVVLHGCGQTAASYDLGAGWSTLAKHYGFALLMPEQQAINNGNTCFNWFNPQDIARGQGEAASVRQMIAHMVGAHQIDPRRIYVTGLSAGGAMASVMLATYPDVFAAGAVIAGLPFGVATDLREALNAMMHASALSAPELGGLVRNASTHSGAWPRISVWHGSADRTVHPGNADAIVRQWLDVHGLPLAAMSKADVDGHPREVWWNVDGETLVESFSITDMAHGTPLGLADNDERYGVEGAFLIEVGISSSYHIASFFGLTDKIRQPHIAPTGIPRERADTISMTIPVPAEAPEAVSGRKSDRPRKRRSKGVDVGGVITRALTAAGLMK, from the coding sequence TTGTCCCTGGTCAACAACGTCGAATTTTTGCGTCATCTGCCCAAGATGAACGCGTTCAACGGTCTCGGCGCGCTTGCGCCGGCCGTGCCGACGCCGCTCGTCGAGACGACCGAATTCGGCGTCAACCCCGGCGATCTGAAGATGTACTCGTTCGTGCCCGCGCAGCTGGCGCGGTCGCCCGCGCTCGTCGTGGTGCTGCATGGCTGCGGCCAGACCGCTGCGTCCTATGATCTCGGCGCCGGCTGGTCGACATTGGCGAAGCATTACGGCTTTGCGCTGCTGATGCCGGAGCAGCAGGCGATCAACAACGGCAACACCTGCTTCAACTGGTTCAATCCGCAGGATATCGCGCGCGGGCAGGGTGAAGCCGCTTCGGTCCGGCAGATGATCGCGCACATGGTCGGCGCGCATCAGATCGACCCGCGGCGCATCTATGTGACGGGGCTGTCCGCCGGTGGCGCGATGGCCTCGGTCATGCTCGCGACCTATCCGGATGTGTTCGCGGCGGGCGCCGTCATTGCCGGCCTGCCGTTCGGCGTCGCCACCGATCTGCGCGAGGCGCTCAATGCGATGATGCATGCGAGCGCACTGTCCGCGCCCGAGCTCGGCGGTCTCGTCCGCAACGCATCGACGCATAGCGGCGCCTGGCCGCGGATTTCGGTGTGGCACGGCAGCGCCGACCGCACCGTGCATCCCGGCAACGCCGATGCGATCGTCCGGCAATGGCTCGACGTGCACGGCCTGCCGCTGGCTGCGATGTCGAAGGCGGATGTCGACGGCCATCCGCGCGAGGTCTGGTGGAACGTCGACGGCGAAACGCTGGTCGAATCGTTCAGCATCACCGACATGGCGCATGGCACACCGCTCGGGCTGGCCGACAATGACGAGCGCTATGGCGTGGAGGGCGCCTTCCTGATCGAGGTCGGGATCTCCTCGTCGTATCACATCGCGAGCTTCTTCGGCCTGACCGACAAGATCCGTCAGCCGCATATCGCGCCGACCGGAATCCCGCGCGAGCGCGCCGACACGATCTCGATGACGATACCGGTGCCTGCCGAAGCGCCCGAGGCTGTATCCGGCCGCAAGAGCGACCGGCCGCGCAAGCGACGGAGCAAGGGTGTCGACGTCGGCGGCGTCATCACGCGGGCGCTGACCGCCGCAGGCCTGATGAAGTAA
- a CDS encoding adenylate/guanylate cyclase domain-containing protein produces the protein MNAKLERRLRYLVAVIVAGAVASIGINLVQGRHTLGPLVAGFAYAFVTCVAIGVVELFILQGPMMERLNRLSFVGLLAVRSTIYAVIIIVIQLLQVGERVAGFPLQTSIADFGVSIAYSAAVSVLLNLGFSIANLIGPRVFMNFVSGRYHSPVEENRFVLFVDIAGSTGLAERLGGIGIHRFLDRTFRLLTESVVDYRGEVLNYVGDEIIVTWPEHHGAIDCRPLRCFVAMRAALQKAASQFEREFGAAPRIRGSLHFGPVIIGEIGDVKPAIVFNGDVMNTAARLEELSRKVDGGFLASRAAMARFAAPPPFPVSDLGRLPIRGRVDGIDVVGIGAVA, from the coding sequence ATGAACGCGAAGCTTGAACGCCGGCTGCGCTATCTCGTTGCCGTCATTGTCGCGGGCGCGGTGGCGAGCATCGGAATCAATCTCGTGCAAGGCCGTCATACGCTAGGGCCGCTGGTTGCAGGATTCGCTTATGCCTTCGTGACATGCGTGGCGATCGGAGTGGTCGAACTTTTCATCCTTCAGGGCCCGATGATGGAACGGCTGAATCGCTTGTCCTTCGTCGGGCTTCTCGCTGTACGCAGCACGATCTACGCTGTCATCATCATCGTCATACAATTGCTCCAGGTCGGCGAACGGGTTGCCGGGTTTCCGCTGCAAACCTCGATCGCGGATTTTGGCGTCAGCATCGCCTATTCCGCCGCGGTCTCGGTGCTGCTGAACCTGGGTTTCAGCATCGCCAATCTGATCGGCCCGCGCGTCTTCATGAACTTCGTCTCCGGCCGCTATCACTCCCCGGTCGAGGAGAATCGCTTCGTGCTGTTCGTCGATATCGCGGGGTCGACCGGGCTTGCCGAACGGCTCGGCGGCATCGGCATTCACCGCTTTCTCGATCGTACGTTTCGTCTGCTCACGGAATCTGTCGTGGATTATCGCGGCGAGGTGCTGAACTATGTCGGCGACGAAATCATTGTGACCTGGCCGGAGCACCATGGGGCGATTGATTGCCGGCCGCTGCGCTGCTTCGTGGCGATGCGCGCAGCGCTGCAGAAGGCGGCGTCGCAATTCGAGCGCGAGTTCGGCGCGGCCCCGCGGATCCGCGGCAGCTTGCATTTCGGTCCCGTGATCATCGGCGAGATCGGCGACGTCAAGCCGGCCATCGTGTTCAACGGCGACGTCATGAACACCGCGGCGCGGCTGGAGGAGTTGAGCCGCAAGGTCGACGGCGGCTTCCTCGCCTCGCGCGCGGCAATGGCGCGCTTCGCCGCGCCGCCGCCGTTTCCGGTGAGCGATCTCGGCCGGCTTCCGATCCGCGGCCGTGTCGACGGCATCGATGTGGTGGGGATCGGGGCGGTGGCGTAG
- a CDS encoding SDR family oxidoreductase translates to MGRLDGKVAVITGATSGIGLRTAEIFVAEGARIVIAGRRAPEGEALARRLGGNCIFRQTDVTVEEQMQALIALAAEKFGRIDCLFNNAGGPAQTGGIEGLDVERFDAAMATLVRSVMLGMKLVAPIMRQQGSGSIINNGSIAGRLAGFSSSMVYGAAKAAVIHFTKCVAMELGESGIRVNSISPGAIATGIFGKALGLSTEAAEQTPAVMREVFKAAQPIPRAGLPDDIAHAAVFLASDESSFINGHDLVVDGAMTGGRNWSQQQAGYVALRKAFDQGAG, encoded by the coding sequence ATGGGACGGCTGGACGGCAAGGTCGCGGTGATTACCGGGGCGACCAGCGGCATCGGGTTACGCACGGCCGAGATCTTTGTCGCGGAGGGCGCGAGGATCGTGATCGCCGGGCGCCGCGCGCCGGAGGGCGAGGCACTGGCGCGCCGGCTCGGCGGCAACTGCATCTTTCGCCAGACCGACGTCACGGTCGAGGAGCAGATGCAGGCGCTGATCGCGCTTGCGGCGGAAAAATTCGGTCGGATCGACTGCCTGTTCAACAACGCCGGCGGCCCGGCGCAGACCGGCGGCATCGAGGGCCTCGACGTCGAGCGGTTCGACGCCGCGATGGCAACCCTGGTACGCAGCGTCATGCTCGGCATGAAGCTTGTTGCGCCCATCATGCGCCAACAGGGCTCCGGCAGCATCATCAACAATGGCAGCATCGCCGGCCGGCTTGCCGGCTTCTCGTCGTCGATGGTCTACGGCGCCGCGAAGGCCGCGGTGATTCATTTCACCAAATGCGTGGCGATGGAGCTCGGCGAGTCCGGCATCCGCGTCAACTCGATCTCGCCCGGCGCGATCGCCACCGGCATTTTCGGCAAGGCACTGGGGTTGTCGACCGAAGCCGCCGAGCAGACCCCGGCTGTGATGCGCGAGGTCTTCAAGGCGGCGCAGCCGATCCCGCGCGCGGGCCTGCCCGACGACATCGCGCATGCCGCGGTGTTCCTGGCGAGCGACGAATCGAGCTTCATCAACGGCCATGACCTCGTCGTCGACGGCGCCATGACCGGCGGCCGCAACTGGAGCCAGCAGCAGGCGGGCTACGTCGCGCTGCGCAAGGCGTTCGATCAGGGAGCAGGGTAG
- a CDS encoding MBL fold metallo-hydrolase, whose amino-acid sequence MNETTDTKPKAGAIIVPVTLFEQNCTIIWHEPTKKAVVIDPGGDVPKIQAAIKQTGVTVEKIWLTHGHIDHVGGAADLRDALQVKIEGPHIADKYLLDNVVSSGERFGMTGVRNFGPDRWLDEGDQVSIGDLTFDILHCPGHSPGSVVFFNKELRFAHVGDVLFAGSVGRTDLPGGSHPTLIQSIKEKLLPLGDDVGFICGHGAGSSIGQERMTNPFLTGEM is encoded by the coding sequence ATGAACGAGACAACCGACACGAAACCGAAGGCCGGCGCGATCATCGTGCCGGTGACGCTGTTCGAGCAGAACTGCACCATCATCTGGCACGAGCCGACCAAGAAGGCCGTGGTGATCGACCCTGGTGGGGACGTGCCGAAGATCCAGGCCGCGATCAAGCAGACCGGCGTGACGGTCGAGAAAATCTGGCTGACCCACGGCCATATCGATCATGTCGGCGGCGCCGCCGACCTACGCGATGCGCTGCAGGTCAAGATCGAGGGCCCGCATATCGCGGACAAATATCTGCTCGACAACGTGGTCTCGAGCGGCGAGCGCTTCGGCATGACCGGGGTGCGCAATTTCGGCCCGGATCGCTGGCTCGACGAGGGCGACCAGGTCTCGATCGGTGACCTCACCTTCGACATCCTGCACTGCCCCGGCCATTCACCGGGCAGCGTGGTGTTCTTCAACAAGGAGCTGCGCTTCGCCCATGTCGGCGACGTGCTGTTTGCCGGCTCGGTCGGGCGCACCGACCTGCCCGGCGGCAGCCATCCGACGCTGATCCAGTCGATCAAGGAGAAGCTGCTGCCGCTCGGCGACGATGTCGGCTTCATCTGCGGCCATGGCGCCGGATCGAGCATCGGCCAGGAGCGGATGACGAATCCGTTCCTGACCGGCGAGATGTAG
- a CDS encoding RMD1 family protein, translated as MTQAPNSPLGGPRTTARAFFVADRINTSGLERGDVLATTPLAFRVNDNGVAILFRYGVVVLIGLNALEEDEFLRSLQSRMTGLFTRREEEIAIIELAADREDQIPPGGPIYLQSLSPERLILVGEALAKSVVLARHEREVRAVFDTTEPLARELAKGGQVRGGRVAILKHIGNALLVRHRVAGPVEVSEKPDILWDKPHLERLYARLEDEYELKERAESLNRKLAVVAETAQVLTDIIDTSRSLRLELIIVFLILFEVLITIYQLAIARH; from the coding sequence ATGACCCAGGCCCCCAACTCACCGCTCGGCGGACCCCGGACCACCGCCCGCGCCTTCTTCGTCGCGGACCGCATCAACACGTCCGGCCTCGAGCGCGGCGACGTGCTGGCCACGACGCCGCTGGCGTTTCGCGTCAACGACAATGGTGTGGCGATCCTGTTCCGCTATGGCGTCGTCGTCCTGATCGGTCTCAACGCGCTGGAGGAGGATGAATTCCTGCGCAGCCTGCAGTCGCGCATGACCGGATTGTTCACGCGGCGCGAGGAGGAGATCGCGATCATCGAACTTGCGGCTGACAGGGAAGACCAGATTCCGCCGGGCGGCCCGATCTATCTGCAAAGCCTGTCGCCGGAGCGGCTGATCCTGGTCGGTGAAGCGCTGGCCAAGAGCGTGGTGCTGGCGCGGCATGAGCGTGAGGTTCGGGCCGTCTTCGACACGACCGAGCCGTTGGCGCGCGAGCTCGCCAAGGGCGGCCAGGTCCGTGGCGGCCGCGTCGCGATCCTCAAGCACATCGGCAACGCGCTGTTGGTGCGGCATCGCGTGGCCGGACCGGTCGAAGTGTCGGAGAAGCCCGACATCCTCTGGGACAAGCCGCATCTCGAGCGGCTCTATGCCCGGCTCGAGGACGAGTATGAACTGAAGGAGCGCGCGGAATCGCTGAACCGCAAGCTCGCCGTCGTGGCCGAGACCGCGCAGGTGCTGACCGATATCATCGACACCAGCCGCTCGCTGCGGCTGGAGTTGATCATCGTCTTCCTGATCCTGTTCGAGGTGCTGATCACGATTTATCAGCTCGCAATCGCCCGCCACTGA
- a CDS encoding HWE histidine kinase domain-containing protein, with amino-acid sequence MARWIDDFRASWRGDAQPSLLLAVAFAVFCLVLATAARFGLAQIRPDVFFTPYFPAVFFATALGGFRIGIATALASGLLGVLLNFSGAHADPARFALLMIFWVVCGIAIWGVEHYRSLVAQQREVSKRLIEEEQYRKIVVDELQHRLKNKSSTIHAVLHQALQDRPDVWQRIDHRIRALAATDDLIARVDGYGCDIKDLLRSELGPYGHVRFNLNGEQLFLPAKLAVSLALIFHELATNAGKYGAFSSPRGFLQVSWTVDDGRLNVIWDETEGPVVEVIGEAGFGTKLLKSALRPFDGKTEISYLKTGVHCIMQCNLPNC; translated from the coding sequence ATGGCGAGATGGATCGACGATTTCAGGGCGAGTTGGCGGGGCGATGCGCAGCCGTCGTTGCTGCTTGCGGTTGCGTTCGCCGTGTTCTGTCTCGTTTTGGCCACGGCCGCGCGCTTCGGGCTCGCCCAGATCAGGCCGGACGTGTTCTTCACGCCCTATTTCCCGGCGGTATTCTTCGCGACCGCCCTTGGCGGCTTCCGGATCGGGATCGCCACCGCGCTGGCCAGCGGCCTGCTCGGCGTCCTGCTCAATTTCAGCGGCGCGCACGCCGACCCGGCGCGCTTTGCGCTGCTGATGATCTTCTGGGTGGTGTGCGGCATCGCGATCTGGGGGGTGGAGCACTACCGTTCCCTGGTCGCGCAGCAGCGCGAGGTTTCCAAGCGGCTGATCGAGGAGGAACAGTACCGCAAGATCGTGGTCGATGAATTGCAGCACCGGCTGAAGAACAAGTCCTCGACCATTCATGCGGTGCTGCATCAGGCGCTGCAGGACCGGCCCGACGTCTGGCAGCGCATTGACCATCGCATCCGCGCGCTCGCGGCAACCGACGATCTGATCGCGCGGGTCGACGGCTATGGCTGCGATATCAAGGATTTGCTGCGCTCCGAGCTCGGGCCCTACGGCCATGTGCGGTTCAATCTCAATGGCGAGCAATTATTCCTGCCCGCCAAGCTCGCCGTCTCGCTGGCGCTGATCTTCCATGAGCTCGCAACCAACGCCGGAAAATACGGCGCGTTCTCCTCGCCGCGCGGATTTCTGCAGGTGTCATGGACGGTGGACGATGGGCGTCTCAACGTGATCTGGGACGAAACCGAGGGACCGGTGGTCGAGGTCATCGGCGAAGCCGGCTTCGGCACCAAACTGTTGAAGTCGGCGCTGCGGCCGTTCGACGGCAAGACCGAGATCAGTTACCTGAAGACCGGTGTTCACTGCATCATGCAGTGCAATCTGCCCAACTGTTGA
- a CDS encoding LLM class flavin-dependent oxidoreductase, with product MARLKFGAFLAPHHPIGEHPMLQFRRDLDFVEQLDALGYDEFWCGEHHSSGWETIASPEMFLAAAGERTKRIKLGTGVISLPYHHPFNVAQRMVQLDHMTGGRAIFGSGPGALASDAHTLGIDPMTQRDRQDEAIAVIRRLFNGERVTAKTDWFEMHDAALQILPLQEDMPFVVASQISPSGMTLAGKYGIGIISLGSMSTQGLMALPQQWQFAEDAAKKAGTTVSRANWRVLLSWHIAETREQARHEAGAGLLRWHNEYNVGTLMRPGLTAFASPDEAVDKTAFVEGAASTIGTPDDLIKMIKNLVDVSGGVGSIIGFAHDWANLENTRRSWDMVARYVVPEINGYIDGLRKSRQFVIDNRAVFERAGQAVMAKIMQNDKAAAALQHTGTGRVAIPAVNVPDLAKEAAKQKV from the coding sequence ATGGCGCGCCTCAAGTTCGGAGCCTTCCTCGCCCCGCATCACCCGATCGGCGAGCATCCGATGCTGCAATTCCGCCGCGACCTCGATTTCGTCGAGCAGCTCGACGCGCTCGGTTACGACGAATTCTGGTGCGGCGAGCACCATTCCTCAGGCTGGGAGACGATCGCCTCGCCGGAAATGTTCCTGGCCGCCGCCGGCGAGCGCACCAAGCGCATCAAGCTCGGCACCGGCGTGATCTCGCTGCCCTATCACCACCCCTTCAACGTTGCGCAGCGCATGGTGCAGCTCGACCACATGACCGGCGGCCGCGCCATCTTCGGCTCCGGCCCGGGCGCGCTCGCCTCCGACGCCCATACGCTCGGTATCGACCCGATGACCCAGCGCGACCGCCAGGACGAGGCGATCGCGGTGATCCGCCGCCTGTTCAACGGCGAGCGCGTCACCGCCAAGACCGACTGGTTCGAGATGCACGATGCTGCGTTGCAGATCCTGCCGCTGCAGGAGGACATGCCGTTCGTGGTGGCATCGCAGATCTCGCCGTCGGGCATGACGCTCGCCGGCAAATACGGCATCGGCATCATCTCGCTCGGCTCGATGTCGACCCAGGGCCTGATGGCGCTGCCGCAGCAATGGCAGTTCGCCGAGGACGCCGCCAAGAAGGCCGGCACCACGGTGAGCCGCGCCAACTGGCGCGTGCTGCTGTCCTGGCACATCGCCGAAACGCGCGAGCAGGCGCGGCACGAGGCCGGCGCCGGGCTGCTGCGCTGGCACAACGAATATAACGTCGGCACCTTGATGCGGCCGGGCCTGACCGCGTTCGCCTCGCCGGACGAAGCCGTCGACAAGACCGCCTTCGTCGAAGGTGCTGCGTCCACCATCGGCACGCCGGATGACCTGATCAAGATGATCAAGAACCTGGTCGACGTCTCCGGCGGCGTCGGCTCGATCATCGGCTTCGCCCATGACTGGGCCAACCTCGAAAACACCCGTCGCAGCTGGGACATGGTCGCGCGTTATGTCGTGCCGGAGATCAACGGCTATATCGACGGCCTGCGCAAGTCGCGCCAGTTCGTGATCGACAACCGCGCGGTGTTCGAGCGCGCCGGCCAGGCTGTCATGGCCAAGATCATGCAGAACGACAAGGCCGCCGCCGCGCTTCAGCATACCGGCACCGGCCGCGTCGCGATCCCGGCCGTGAATGTGCCCGACCTCGCAAAGGAAGCGGCGAAGCAGAAGGTGTGA
- a CDS encoding EAL domain-containing protein, producing the protein MHSFTKNDFQAATAATGQDDISSNELHILRDLLQLLPAGVTVQDEQGQFILVNEAAASQLQLAAGASEPSPVDERHAANLELLRSGRPVVLEEVLACGASKYVFLTAHRPVQIAGRNLLISTSTDISEQKAFEDQLFRSAYYDELTGLPTRRVIEHRVSGLIRDSAESHFALAFLDVDNFKHINDYYGHAIGDALLVELSKRLGHALRETDILSRISGDEFLLLLNPISGNEEVAEFIHVMQERLKAPFFIEDSEIFASTSIGVSLHPMHGRSYEALRQNADIAMYRVKNNGKGATAFFDNSMEREALARMKIEQSLRLAILEKRFCCAFQPKVDIRTQEIKGIEALVRLRDDEGVIQAPGTFINLAVELGLIDELTFLVLAEIVKSIDLINDTFGPTATISINVAAKQASNVEFMRRFAHAIEETGFPKRFMIEVTEDAFVTRSHFQDQILPILRGIGVGISIDDFGIGYSSLSALADITADEIKIDRSFITDIHKRPRSQGILRAIESLSEALGMTVIAEGIESYEELTYLQAATKIRYAQGFYFAKPIFLEDLKPATPVASETRASMASRPAQEGRQSYSRASGFRR; encoded by the coding sequence ATGCATAGTTTCACCAAAAACGATTTTCAGGCGGCCACGGCAGCGACCGGGCAAGACGACATTTCCAGCAATGAATTGCACATCTTGCGCGATCTTCTCCAGCTGCTGCCGGCCGGGGTCACCGTCCAGGACGAGCAGGGCCAATTCATCCTGGTGAACGAAGCGGCAGCGAGCCAGTTGCAGTTGGCCGCCGGCGCGAGCGAGCCATCGCCGGTCGACGAACGCCACGCCGCCAATTTGGAGCTGTTGCGCAGCGGCCGTCCGGTGGTGCTCGAGGAAGTCCTCGCCTGCGGCGCATCCAAATATGTGTTCCTCACCGCGCACCGGCCGGTCCAGATCGCCGGGCGCAATCTCCTGATTTCGACCTCGACCGACATCAGCGAGCAGAAGGCGTTCGAGGACCAGCTGTTCCGCTCGGCCTATTACGATGAACTGACCGGCCTGCCGACCCGGCGGGTGATCGAGCATCGCGTCAGCGGCCTGATCCGCGACTCCGCGGAGAGCCATTTCGCGCTGGCCTTCCTCGATGTCGACAACTTCAAGCACATCAACGACTATTACGGCCACGCGATCGGCGATGCGCTACTGGTCGAACTGTCCAAGCGGCTCGGCCACGCGCTGCGCGAGACCGATATCCTGTCACGGATCTCCGGCGACGAATTCCTGCTGCTGTTGAACCCGATCAGCGGCAATGAAGAGGTCGCGGAATTCATCCACGTCATGCAGGAACGGCTGAAGGCGCCGTTCTTCATCGAGGACTCCGAGATCTTCGCCTCGACCTCGATCGGCGTCAGCCTCCACCCCATGCATGGCAGGAGCTACGAGGCGCTGCGCCAGAACGCCGACATCGCGATGTACCGCGTCAAGAACAACGGCAAGGGCGCGACCGCGTTCTTCGACAACAGCATGGAGCGCGAGGCGCTGGCGCGGATGAAGATCGAGCAGTCGCTGCGGCTGGCGATCCTGGAAAAGCGCTTCTGCTGCGCATTCCAGCCCAAGGTCGATATCCGCACCCAGGAGATCAAGGGCATCGAGGCGCTGGTCCGGCTGCGCGACGACGAGGGCGTGATCCAGGCGCCGGGCACCTTCATCAACCTCGCCGTGGAGCTCGGCCTGATCGACGAGCTGACGTTTCTGGTGCTGGCGGAGATCGTCAAGTCAATCGACCTGATCAACGACACGTTCGGCCCCACGGCGACGATCAGCATCAATGTCGCCGCCAAGCAGGCCTCCAACGTCGAGTTCATGCGCCGCTTCGCGCACGCGATCGAGGAGACCGGCTTCCCGAAACGCTTCATGATCGAGGTAACCGAGGACGCGTTTGTGACCCGGTCGCATTTCCAGGACCAGATCCTGCCGATCCTGCGCGGCATCGGCGTCGGCATCTCGATCGACGATTTCGGCATCGGCTATTCGTCGCTGTCGGCGCTCGCCGACATCACCGCCGACGAGATCAAGATCGATCGCTCGTTCATCACCGACATCCATAAGCGGCCGCGCAGCCAGGGCATCCTGCGCGCGATCGAATCGCTGAGCGAAGCGCTCGGCATGACCGTGATCGCCGAGGGCATCGAATCCTACGAGGAGCTCACCTATCTGCAGGCGGCGACCAAGATCCGCTACGCTCAGGGCTTTTACTTCGCCAAGCCGATCTTCCTCGAGGACCTGAAGCCCGCGACGCCGGTCGCCAGCGAGACCCGCGCCAGCATGGCGTCGCGCCCGGCCCAGGAAGGCCGGCAGAGCTACTCGCGCGCCAGCGGTTTCAGGCGGTAA
- a CDS encoding MFS transporter: MHQIVSTRAETSRRWWVLAIVVAAQFMFGVDAFIVNVAIPTIAAELHATPAQIEAVIAIYLIAYATLVVTGGRLGDIHGTRNVFIAGVAGFSVTSLWCGLAQSGPELIIARLAQGATAALMVPQVLATLHLLFSDAARARAFGIYGIVLGLAGAAGFLLGGVLVTLDLAGLGWRAVFFVNVPFGIIIIAAALKIMPTVPRRSGTRLDIPGAIVLFLGLLCLIGPLLFGHDLNWTAWIWLVMAVGVAVITAFVRLERSVARRGGMALIDLSLLSDRAFMRGLVAVFFFFFANLSFYLIMTMFMQKGLQIPPLQAGLVFVPLALTFVIASRHSGMCARHRGTLVLIEGCALQIVGLGVLVATIQTIASPSALLLALVLMIFGYGQGLVMAPLSSAVLSSVKPASAGAGSGMYGTTTQIGNAAGVAAIGAVFFAVESATSARLALFAACALFVLSIIISAAFLSWMRRASA, encoded by the coding sequence ATGCACCAGATCGTTTCGACGCGCGCGGAGACCTCCCGCCGCTGGTGGGTGCTTGCGATCGTCGTCGCCGCGCAGTTCATGTTCGGCGTCGATGCCTTCATCGTCAACGTCGCGATCCCGACGATCGCGGCGGAGCTGCACGCGACGCCGGCGCAGATCGAGGCCGTGATCGCGATCTATCTGATCGCCTATGCCACGCTGGTGGTCACCGGCGGCCGGCTCGGCGACATCCACGGCACAAGGAACGTGTTCATCGCCGGCGTCGCGGGCTTCTCGGTGACCTCGCTGTGGTGCGGTCTCGCGCAGTCCGGACCCGAGCTGATCATCGCACGGCTGGCACAGGGCGCGACGGCGGCGCTGATGGTGCCGCAGGTGCTGGCGACGCTGCATCTGCTGTTCTCCGATGCCGCCCGTGCACGGGCGTTCGGCATCTACGGCATCGTGCTGGGGCTGGCCGGCGCAGCCGGCTTCCTGCTCGGCGGCGTCTTGGTGACGCTCGATCTCGCCGGCCTCGGCTGGCGCGCGGTGTTCTTCGTCAACGTGCCGTTCGGCATCATCATCATCGCAGCCGCGCTGAAGATCATGCCGACGGTGCCGCGCAGATCCGGCACACGGCTCGATATCCCCGGCGCGATCGTGCTGTTTCTGGGTCTGTTGTGCCTGATCGGCCCACTGCTGTTCGGCCACGATCTCAATTGGACGGCGTGGATCTGGCTGGTGATGGCGGTGGGCGTCGCCGTCATCACGGCCTTCGTGCGGCTCGAGCGCAGCGTCGCGCGCCGCGGCGGCATGGCGCTGATCGACCTGTCGCTGTTGTCGGATCGCGCCTTCATGCGCGGCCTGGTCGCGGTGTTTTTCTTCTTCTTTGCCAACCTGTCCTTCTACCTGATCATGACCATGTTCATGCAGAAGGGCTTGCAGATCCCGCCATTGCAGGCCGGGCTGGTGTTCGTGCCGCTGGCGCTGACCTTCGTGATCGCCTCGCGCCACAGCGGCATGTGCGCGAGGCACCGCGGCACGCTGGTGCTGATCGAGGGCTGCGCGCTGCAGATCGTCGGCCTCGGTGTGCTGGTCGCGACGATTCAGACGATCGCATCGCCATCGGCGCTCCTGCTCGCGCTGGTGTTGATGATCTTCGGCTACGGTCAGGGCCTGGTGATGGCGCCGCTATCGAGCGCGGTGCTCTCGAGCGTGAAGCCTGCGAGTGCCGGCGCCGGCTCCGGGATGTATGGCACGACGACGCAGATCGGCAACGCGGCCGGCGTCGCCGCGATCGGTGCGGTGTTCTTCGCCGTCGAAAGTGCGACATCAGCACGTCTGGCGCTGTTTGCGGCATGCGCATTGTTTGTGCTGTCGATCATTATTTCAGCCGCATTTCTGTCATGGATGCGCCGCGCGAGCGCATGA